A part of Actinomycetes bacterium genomic DNA contains:
- a CDS encoding F0F1 ATP synthase subunit delta codes for MRGASRQALAQARETLDAELVAATQSTDATVADELLSVARLLARETGLARALSDAGTEPAQRVRLVDTLFGPRLGAPALGVLRTVVGLRWSSANDLVDGIELLGAQAAFEEAARVGSLDEVEDELFRFARIVERAPGLSSAFANPTLPAENKVSLAHSLLSERASPITTRLVESVVAALRGRTPSRALDELADEAARRRQREIAVVRVAAPMDEELKERLVSAIGRSLGKDVRLQVEIDPDVVGGVVVQIGDEVIDGSVARRLAQVRRDLTS; via the coding sequence GTGCGCGGAGCCAGCCGGCAGGCACTTGCCCAGGCGCGGGAGACCCTCGACGCCGAGCTCGTGGCGGCCACGCAGAGCACGGACGCGACCGTCGCGGACGAGCTGCTCTCCGTCGCACGCCTGCTCGCTCGCGAGACGGGCCTGGCCCGGGCCCTGTCCGACGCGGGCACGGAGCCCGCCCAGCGCGTGCGGCTGGTGGACACCCTGTTCGGCCCCCGGCTGGGCGCACCTGCCCTCGGCGTGCTCCGCACCGTCGTCGGCCTGCGCTGGTCGTCGGCGAATGACCTGGTCGACGGGATCGAGCTGCTCGGGGCGCAGGCTGCCTTCGAGGAGGCCGCGAGGGTCGGCAGCCTCGACGAGGTCGAGGACGAGCTGTTCCGCTTCGCCCGCATCGTGGAGCGGGCACCCGGCCTGTCCAGCGCCTTCGCCAACCCCACGCTGCCGGCGGAGAACAAGGTCTCGCTGGCACACAGCCTGCTCTCCGAGCGGGCCAGCCCGATCACGACGCGGCTGGTGGAGAGCGTCGTCGCCGCCCTGCGCGGACGTACCCCCAGCCGCGCGCTGGACGAGCTGGCCGACGAGGCCGCCCGCCGGCGCCAGCGCGAGATCGCCGTGGTCCGCGTCGCCGCCCCGATGGACGAGGAGCTCAAGGAGCGGCTGGTCAGCGCGATCGGCCGCTCCCTCGGCAAGGACGTACGCCTGCAGGTGGAGATCGACCCGGACGTCGTCGGCGGCGTCGTCGTGCAGATCGGTGACGAGGTCATCGACGGCAGCGTCGCCCGCCGCCTGGCCCAAGTCCGGCGCGACCTGACGAGCTGA
- the atpA gene encoding F0F1 ATP synthase subunit alpha, with translation MTELTIRPEEIRSAIETYVESFQTGSAREEVGRVTEAGDGIARVEGLHSAMTNELLEFEGGVLGVALNLDIREIGVVLLGESEGIEEGQEVRRTGEVLSVPVGDAFLGRVVNTVGEPLDGKGDIAATERRLLELQAPSVVQRQPVKEPLQTGIKAVDSMTNVGRGQRQLIIGDRQTGKTAVAVDAIIAQRDNWHTGDRTKQVKCVYVAIGQKASTVAETVGKLEDAGAMEYTTVVAAPASHPAGFKYLAPYAGSAIGQHWMYAGDHVLIVFDDLSKQAEAYRTISLLLRRPPGREAYPGDVFYLHSRLLERCAKLSDELGGGSMTGLPIIETKGNDVSAYIPTNVISITDGQIFLESDLFNQGIRPAINVGISVSRVGNSAKIKAMRDVSGSLRLDLAQYRELEAFSAFGSDLDAASRAQLERGARLVELLKQPQYSPFPVEHQVVSIWAGTTGHLDSVPVADIRRFETEFLDYIGREHAGIFAAISSTGALSSDTVELLTGAIRSFKEQFVASDGKPVVDWVKEHPSEDFEEGQETVKRYQRPPDPGASPAQLDRPHHPPAAH, from the coding sequence ATGACCGAGCTGACGATCCGTCCCGAGGAGATCCGCAGCGCGATCGAGACCTACGTCGAGTCCTTCCAGACGGGCAGCGCCCGCGAAGAGGTCGGCCGGGTCACCGAGGCCGGGGACGGCATCGCGCGGGTCGAGGGCCTCCATTCGGCCATGACCAACGAGCTGCTCGAGTTCGAGGGCGGGGTGCTCGGCGTCGCCCTCAACCTCGACATCCGCGAGATCGGCGTGGTGCTCCTCGGCGAGAGCGAGGGCATCGAGGAGGGCCAGGAGGTACGCCGGACCGGTGAGGTCCTGTCAGTACCGGTGGGCGACGCCTTCCTCGGCCGCGTCGTCAACACGGTGGGGGAACCGCTGGACGGCAAGGGCGACATCGCCGCCACCGAGCGCCGGCTGCTCGAGCTGCAGGCACCCTCCGTCGTGCAGCGCCAACCGGTGAAGGAACCGCTGCAGACCGGCATCAAGGCCGTGGACTCGATGACCAACGTGGGGCGCGGGCAGCGCCAGCTGATCATCGGTGACCGCCAGACCGGCAAGACGGCCGTGGCCGTCGACGCGATCATCGCCCAGCGCGACAACTGGCACACCGGCGACCGGACCAAGCAGGTCAAGTGCGTCTACGTCGCCATCGGCCAGAAGGCGTCCACCGTCGCCGAGACCGTGGGCAAGCTCGAGGACGCCGGCGCCATGGAGTACACGACCGTCGTCGCGGCCCCCGCGTCGCACCCGGCGGGCTTCAAGTACCTGGCCCCCTACGCCGGTTCGGCCATCGGCCAGCACTGGATGTATGCAGGCGACCACGTCCTCATCGTCTTCGACGACCTGTCCAAGCAGGCCGAGGCCTACCGCACCATCTCGCTGCTGCTTCGCCGCCCGCCCGGCCGCGAGGCCTACCCCGGTGACGTCTTCTACCTGCACTCGAGGCTGCTGGAGCGCTGCGCCAAGCTCTCCGACGAGCTCGGCGGCGGCTCGATGACCGGCCTGCCGATCATCGAGACGAAGGGCAACGACGTCTCGGCGTACATCCCGACCAACGTCATCTCCATCACCGACGGGCAGATCTTCCTCGAGTCGGACCTGTTCAACCAGGGCATCCGGCCGGCGATCAACGTCGGCATCTCGGTGTCCCGGGTCGGCAACTCGGCGAAGATCAAGGCGATGCGGGACGTCTCCGGGTCGCTGCGGCTGGACCTCGCGCAGTACCGGGAGCTCGAGGCCTTCTCCGCCTTCGGCTCCGACCTGGACGCCGCGTCGCGCGCGCAACTGGAGCGGGGCGCCCGCCTCGTCGAGCTGCTCAAGCAGCCGCAGTACTCGCCGTTCCCGGTCGAGCACCAGGTGGTGTCCATCTGGGCCGGCACCACGGGCCACCTCGACAGCGTCCCCGTCGCGGACATCCGTCGGTTCGAGACCGAGTTCCTCGACTACATCGGCCGGGAGCATGCCGGGATCTTCGCGGCCATCTCGTCGACCGGTGCACTCAGCTCCGACACCGTCGAGCTGCTCACGGGTGCGATCCGCTCGTTCAAGGAGCAGTTCGTCGCGAGCGACGGCAAGCCGGTGGTCGACTGGGTGAAGGAGCACCCGAGCGAGGACTTCGAGGAGGGGCAGGAGACGGTCAAGCGCTACCAGCGCCCGCCGGACCCCGGCGCCTCGCCCGCCCAGCTCGACCGGCCGCACCACCCGCCGGCCGCGCACTGA
- a CDS encoding MraY family glycosyltransferase, whose product MREYLLTLAVAAAVTYLALGPVRAFAIRFGFVHELRDRDVHATPVPRLGGVAMLVGLGAGLLVARDLPLLSKVFDTGSGTWKAVATGAFIICGLGVIDDRWGLDALTKLVGQALAGAVMALQGVQLYYFPWPGHSTFVLDQLTGTLLTVVIVVVTVNAVNVVDGLDGLAAGIVAIAAVATFVYAYVLSVQAGIERAVPAALVTAILAGLCLGFLPHNIFPARIFMGDSGSMLLGLLLAASMVLLTGNFDPSLTSGLDAVPLFLPLLLPVAVIAVPVLDLALAVIRRTRAGRSPFEADMQHLHHRLLMLGHSQRRAVFLMYAVTALLAFGAVALALVPAGWAVVLFLAGVVGVVAIARWPRPEPSVAGPAAAAQEPGPAPAASSRP is encoded by the coding sequence GTGCGCGAGTACCTGCTCACCCTCGCCGTCGCGGCGGCGGTGACCTACCTCGCCCTCGGCCCGGTGCGCGCGTTCGCGATCCGCTTCGGGTTCGTGCACGAGCTGCGGGACCGGGACGTCCACGCAACACCGGTGCCGCGCCTGGGCGGGGTAGCCATGCTCGTCGGGCTCGGCGCCGGTCTTCTCGTCGCACGGGACCTGCCGCTGCTGTCGAAGGTCTTCGATACCGGGTCCGGGACGTGGAAGGCCGTCGCGACCGGCGCCTTCATCATCTGCGGGTTGGGCGTCATCGACGACCGGTGGGGACTGGATGCCCTCACCAAGCTCGTCGGCCAGGCGCTGGCCGGGGCGGTCATGGCGCTGCAGGGCGTCCAGCTCTACTACTTCCCGTGGCCTGGCCACAGCACCTTCGTGCTCGACCAGCTCACCGGGACCCTCCTCACCGTGGTGATCGTCGTCGTCACGGTCAACGCGGTGAACGTCGTCGACGGGCTCGACGGGCTCGCCGCCGGCATCGTCGCCATCGCGGCCGTCGCGACCTTCGTCTACGCCTATGTCCTGTCCGTCCAGGCGGGCATCGAGCGCGCCGTCCCTGCGGCCCTCGTGACCGCGATCCTGGCCGGCCTCTGCCTCGGCTTCCTGCCGCACAACATCTTCCCGGCGCGCATCTTCATGGGCGACTCCGGCTCGATGCTGCTGGGCCTTCTCCTCGCCGCCAGCATGGTGCTGCTCACCGGCAACTTCGACCCCAGCCTCACGAGCGGTCTGGACGCGGTTCCGCTCTTCCTGCCGCTTCTGCTGCCGGTCGCCGTCATCGCCGTCCCCGTCCTCGACCTCGCGCTGGCGGTGATCCGGCGGACCAGGGCGGGACGGTCCCCGTTCGAGGCGGACATGCAGCACCTGCACCACCGGCTGCTCATGCTGGGCCACAGCCAGCGCCGCGCGGTGTTCCTCATGTACGCCGTGACGGCGCTGCTGGCCTTCGGCGCGGTGGCCCTGGCGCTCGTGCCGGCCGGCTGGGCCGTGGTGCTCTTCCTCGCCGGGGTGGTCGGCGTCGTGGCGATCGCCCGCTGGCCACGGCCGGAGCCGAGCGTGGCCGGTCCGGCGGCCGCGGCTCAGGAGCCGGGGCCGGCCCCCGCGGCGTCCAGCCGCCCCTGA
- a CDS encoding DUF2550 domain-containing protein, whose protein sequence is MGKEVLSVALDSVAVIAIVVAVVIGTGLGALALRRRLLTRAGGAFTCALRRGHARDLSPRGWTLGVARFADESIEWFRVFSLSPRPRQRLDRRRLSIEHRRTPHGMEAYALPHDSIVLACGDGDGPVDLAMPQAAATGLLVWLEAVPPGAHSSV, encoded by the coding sequence ATGGGCAAGGAGGTCCTGTCCGTCGCGCTGGACTCTGTCGCCGTGATCGCCATCGTGGTCGCCGTCGTCATCGGGACGGGACTGGGCGCCCTCGCCCTGCGGCGCCGGTTGCTCACGCGTGCGGGGGGTGCCTTCACCTGCGCGCTTCGCCGGGGGCACGCCCGCGACCTCTCACCGCGCGGCTGGACCCTCGGCGTCGCCCGGTTCGCGGACGAGAGCATCGAGTGGTTTCGGGTGTTCAGCCTGTCCCCGAGGCCTCGACAGCGGTTGGACCGCAGGCGGCTGTCGATCGAGCACCGACGCACCCCCCACGGCATGGAGGCGTACGCCCTCCCGCACGACTCGATCGTCCTCGCCTGCGGCGACGGCGACGGGCCGGTCGACCTGGCCATGCCCCAGGCGGCCGCGACCGGACTGCTGGTCTGGCTGGAGGCCGTGCCGCCTGGGGCGCACTCATCGGTCTGA
- a CDS encoding F0F1 ATP synthase subunit gamma produces MAAQIRVLRRRIRSVQSTKKITRAMELIAASRIARAQARAAAAAPYAREITRVISAVASQGGSLTHPLVVDRPTPRSAAVIIVTSDRGLAGGYNSNILRATEDLNALLRVEGKEPRPYLVGRKGVAFHRFRQRRMWGEWTGFSEQPTYAAAKAVADAVIQAFIKGGEDPEGVDEVHIVYTQYISGLVQRPAARRLLPLVVEETTEPPPEGPLPLYDFEPDSEQVLDALLPRYTESRIFAALLEAAASESAARRRAMKAATDNAEEFIKALTREANAARQAAITQEISEIVGGADALVEAGS; encoded by the coding sequence ATGGCCGCTCAGATCAGGGTCCTGCGCCGGCGCATCCGCTCGGTCCAGTCGACCAAGAAGATCACTCGCGCGATGGAGCTCATCGCCGCGTCGCGGATCGCCCGCGCCCAGGCACGCGCGGCAGCGGCAGCGCCCTATGCCCGAGAGATCACCCGGGTCATCAGCGCCGTCGCGAGCCAGGGCGGGTCGCTGACCCACCCCCTCGTCGTCGACCGCCCGACTCCACGTTCGGCCGCGGTCATCATCGTCACCAGCGACCGGGGGCTCGCGGGCGGCTACAACTCCAACATCCTGCGCGCCACCGAGGACCTCAACGCCCTCCTCCGCGTGGAGGGCAAGGAACCCCGGCCCTACCTCGTCGGCCGCAAGGGCGTGGCCTTCCACCGATTCCGCCAGCGTCGGATGTGGGGCGAATGGACCGGCTTCTCCGAGCAGCCGACGTACGCCGCGGCGAAGGCGGTCGCGGACGCGGTCATCCAGGCCTTCATCAAGGGCGGCGAGGACCCCGAGGGGGTCGACGAGGTCCACATCGTCTACACGCAGTACATCAGTGGACTGGTGCAGCGGCCCGCTGCGCGTCGCCTGCTCCCCCTCGTGGTCGAGGAAACGACCGAGCCCCCGCCTGAGGGGCCGCTGCCGCTCTACGATTTCGAGCCCGACTCCGAGCAGGTGCTCGACGCCCTGCTCCCCCGCTATACCGAGAGCCGGATCTTCGCGGCCCTGCTCGAGGCGGCAGCGTCGGAGTCGGCCGCGCGACGGCGGGCGATGAAGGCCGCCACCGACAACGCGGAGGAGTTCATCAAGGCGCTGACCCGCGAGGCCAACGCCGCGCGCCAGGCCGCCATCACCCAGGAGATATCCGAGATCGTCGGGGGCGCCGACGCCCTCGTCGAGGCAGGGAGCTGA
- the atpB gene encoding F0F1 ATP synthase subunit A: MTGQMPALTPPPTATIQVGDHITRQLWGLTFNVDTMWATVIAGAIVVVLGLLTARSASHEVPGKLQVIFETIVTQVEDQVGLDLRERAPFVVPLAVTIFVFILSCNWLSIIPSGHHPEFLPPPTADVNLTYALGLSVGVWSIVTGIRVRGMRHYLAHLKEPYAFLAPINVLEEIIKPFTLALRLFGNIFAGTVMLLIFTLLPAYVVWLPNTVWKLFDLFIGLIQAFIFALLTILYFGTAIGPKEEAH; this comes from the coding sequence ATGACCGGACAGATGCCGGCCCTGACTCCGCCGCCCACGGCCACCATCCAGGTCGGCGACCACATCACCCGGCAGCTGTGGGGCCTGACGTTCAACGTCGACACGATGTGGGCCACCGTCATCGCCGGGGCGATCGTCGTGGTCCTCGGGCTCCTCACCGCGCGCAGCGCCAGCCACGAGGTCCCTGGGAAGCTCCAGGTGATCTTCGAGACGATCGTGACCCAGGTCGAGGACCAGGTCGGGCTGGACCTGCGCGAGCGCGCGCCGTTCGTGGTCCCCCTCGCCGTCACGATCTTCGTGTTCATCCTGTCCTGCAACTGGCTCTCGATCATCCCGAGCGGACACCATCCCGAGTTCCTGCCTCCGCCCACGGCGGACGTGAACCTCACCTACGCGCTCGGCCTGAGCGTCGGCGTGTGGTCGATCGTGACCGGCATCCGCGTGCGCGGCATGCGCCACTACCTGGCGCACCTGAAGGAGCCGTACGCCTTCCTGGCCCCGATCAACGTGCTCGAGGAGATCATCAAGCCGTTCACGCTGGCGCTGCGGCTCTTCGGCAACATCTTCGCCGGCACCGTGATGCTGCTCATCTTCACGCTGCTGCCTGCCTATGTGGTGTGGCTGCCCAACACGGTGTGGAAGCTCTTCGACCTGTTCATCGGGCTGATCCAGGCGTTCATCTTCGCCCTGCTGACCATCCTGTACTTCGGCACCGCGATCGGACCGAAGGAAGAGGCGCACTGA
- a CDS encoding F0F1 ATP synthase subunit epsilon, translating into MPEDVATMHVGLVSPERMLWSGEARELYARTKIGEIGVLPGHIPILGVLAEGGVVKIVPAEGEPFRAAVSGGFLSVNNNAVSVLAEIAELASEIDVAAARADLQAAEPDSPEARWAQGRLDAAGAGPGS; encoded by the coding sequence ATGCCAGAGGACGTCGCCACGATGCACGTGGGCCTGGTGTCACCGGAGCGGATGCTCTGGTCCGGCGAGGCGCGCGAGCTGTACGCCCGGACGAAGATCGGTGAGATCGGCGTCCTGCCCGGTCACATCCCGATCCTCGGCGTGCTGGCCGAAGGTGGCGTGGTCAAGATCGTGCCCGCCGAGGGCGAGCCGTTCCGCGCCGCCGTGAGCGGAGGCTTCCTGTCGGTCAACAACAACGCCGTGAGCGTCCTCGCGGAGATCGCCGAGCTGGCCTCCGAGATCGACGTCGCCGCGGCCCGGGCCGACCTGCAGGCCGCGGAGCCCGACTCACCGGAGGCGCGGTGGGCTCAGGGGCGGCTGGACGCCGCGGGGGCCGGCCCCGGCTCCTGA
- a CDS encoding F0F1 ATP synthase subunit C, translating into MAADPQLVSAIKTAGGLIAGGLALGGGAIGAAIGDGVAGNALISGVARQPEAQARLQTIFFLTVGLVEAAYFINLAFMALFVFVLGK; encoded by the coding sequence ATGGCTGCAGACCCTCAACTCGTATCGGCGATCAAGACCGCGGGCGGGTTGATCGCCGGTGGCCTCGCGCTCGGTGGCGGCGCCATCGGCGCGGCCATCGGTGACGGCGTCGCCGGCAACGCCTTGATCTCCGGCGTCGCCCGGCAGCCGGAGGCCCAGGCCAGGCTGCAGACGATCTTCTTCCTGACCGTCGGTCTGGTCGAGGCGGCGTACTTCATCAACCTCGCCTTCATGGCGCTGTTCGTCTTCGTCCTCGGCAAGTAG
- a CDS encoding F0F1 ATP synthase subunit B: protein MGADLVAETNNFLLPNATFFFELLAFFIILWLLNRYVLPPVRKAIDGRQEMIRKQIEESREAKQRLDAAEAEYREALLQTRADAARIRDEARAQGQSIVEELRVKAQEEAERVAARERTRMEAERAQIVSQLRTEVGQIAVELAGKLVGESLQDEARQRRLVERFVADLESEADAGDRPSDGTPAVTG, encoded by the coding sequence GTGGGCGCCGACCTGGTGGCGGAGACCAACAACTTCCTGCTGCCCAACGCGACGTTCTTCTTCGAGCTCCTCGCGTTCTTCATCATCCTGTGGCTGCTGAACCGCTACGTCCTGCCACCGGTCAGGAAGGCCATCGATGGCCGCCAGGAGATGATCCGCAAGCAGATCGAGGAGAGCCGCGAGGCCAAACAGCGCCTCGACGCGGCCGAGGCCGAGTACCGCGAGGCGCTGCTGCAGACCCGCGCCGACGCGGCGCGCATCCGCGACGAGGCCCGCGCCCAGGGCCAGTCGATCGTCGAGGAGCTGCGGGTGAAGGCCCAGGAGGAGGCCGAGCGGGTGGCGGCCCGCGAGCGGACCCGCATGGAGGCCGAGCGGGCGCAGATCGTCTCCCAGCTGCGCACGGAGGTCGGCCAGATCGCCGTCGAGCTGGCCGGCAAGCTCGTCGGGGAGTCCCTCCAGGACGAGGCGAGGCAGCGGCGCCTCGTCGAGCGGTTCGTCGCCGACCTGGAGTCGGAGGCCGATGCCGGCGACCGGCCCTCGGACGGCACCCCGGCGGTGACCGGCTAA
- the atpD gene encoding F0F1 ATP synthase subunit beta, whose amino-acid sequence MTAVAEDRAEAGAREPGRVVRVIGPVVDVEFGPEDLPEIHDALTVDVTMNDVTTTLTLEVAQHIGDNTVRAISMQPTDGLVRGAEVTGTGAPISVPVGNATLGHVFNVLGKPLDVPEEEIQAETRWPIYRSAPAFDHLEPRTQIFETGIKVIDLLAPYVQGGKIGLFGGAGVGKTVLIQEMINRVAEQFGGVSVFAGVGERTREGNDLFLEMREAGVLEKTALVFGQMDEPPGTRLRVALSALTMAEYFRDVQNQDVLLFIDNIFRFTQAGSEVSTLLGRMPSAVGYQPTLADEMGELQERITSTRGHAITSLQAIYVPADDITDPAPHTTFTHLDATTVLSRPISELGIYPAVDPLDSSSRILDPQYVGQEHYDVARRVQQILQRYKDLQDIIAILGLDELSEEDKVVVGRARRIQRFLGQNFFVAKQFTGQEGSFVTREETVDAFKRLCDGEFDSYPEQAFFSCGGLDDVEAKARALRG is encoded by the coding sequence GTGACCGCAGTCGCAGAAGACCGAGCCGAGGCCGGAGCCCGGGAGCCGGGCCGGGTGGTCCGTGTCATCGGTCCCGTCGTCGACGTCGAGTTCGGCCCCGAGGACCTCCCCGAGATCCACGACGCACTGACCGTCGACGTGACGATGAACGACGTCACGACGACGCTGACGCTCGAGGTCGCCCAGCACATCGGCGACAACACGGTGCGCGCGATCTCCATGCAGCCGACCGACGGCCTGGTCCGTGGTGCCGAGGTCACCGGTACCGGCGCCCCGATCAGCGTGCCCGTCGGCAACGCGACGCTGGGGCATGTGTTCAACGTGCTCGGCAAGCCGTTGGACGTGCCCGAGGAGGAGATCCAGGCCGAGACCCGCTGGCCGATCTACCGGTCCGCTCCCGCGTTCGACCACCTCGAACCGCGCACGCAGATCTTCGAGACCGGCATCAAGGTGATCGACCTGCTGGCGCCGTACGTGCAAGGCGGCAAGATCGGCCTGTTCGGCGGCGCCGGCGTGGGCAAGACGGTGCTCATCCAGGAGATGATCAACCGGGTCGCGGAGCAGTTCGGCGGCGTGTCGGTGTTCGCGGGCGTGGGCGAGCGCACGCGCGAGGGGAACGACCTGTTCCTCGAGATGCGCGAGGCCGGGGTGCTCGAGAAGACCGCACTCGTCTTCGGGCAGATGGACGAGCCGCCGGGCACCCGGCTGCGGGTGGCGCTGTCCGCCCTCACCATGGCGGAGTACTTCCGCGACGTACAGAACCAGGACGTGCTGCTGTTCATCGACAACATCTTCCGCTTCACCCAGGCCGGCTCCGAGGTGTCGACCCTGCTCGGCCGGATGCCCAGCGCGGTGGGATACCAGCCGACGCTGGCGGACGAGATGGGCGAGCTGCAGGAACGGATCACCTCGACCCGTGGCCACGCCATCACCTCGCTGCAGGCGATCTACGTGCCCGCGGACGACATCACCGACCCGGCACCCCACACGACCTTCACCCACCTCGACGCCACGACGGTGCTCTCCCGCCCCATCTCCGAGCTCGGCATCTATCCGGCGGTCGACCCGCTGGACTCCTCCTCGCGGATCCTCGACCCGCAGTACGTGGGGCAGGAGCACTACGACGTGGCCCGGCGCGTTCAGCAGATCCTCCAGCGCTACAAGGACCTCCAGGACATCATCGCGATCCTCGGCCTCGACGAGCTCTCGGAGGAGGACAAGGTCGTCGTCGGGCGCGCCCGCCGGATCCAGCGCTTCCTCGGGCAGAACTTCTTCGTCGCCAAGCAGTTCACCGGACAGGAGGGCTCCTTTGTGACCCGCGAGGAGACCGTCGACGCGTTCAAGCGGCTGTGCGACGGTGAGTTCGACTCCTATCCGGAGCAGGCGTTCTTCTCCTGCGGCGGTCTCGACGACGTCGAGGCCAAGGCGCGGGCGCTGCGGGGCTGA